A region from the Triticum aestivum cultivar Chinese Spring chromosome 3D, IWGSC CS RefSeq v2.1, whole genome shotgun sequence genome encodes:
- the LOC123079721 gene encoding photosystem II reaction center PSB28 protein, chloroplastic, with protein MPAVMKALAAASPVSAPPSPRRRVAGSSGAPCQSLQSSFRGISLRCCPRKPAHRSPPLRSSRAAAQVVAMKPAIQFIQGTDEQTIPDVRLTKSRDGTNGVAIFEFDQPSVFDSSAELGDITGFYMIDEEGVLQTVDVSAKFVNGKPARVEAKYVMRTAGDWDRFMRFMERYSQANGLQFVKN; from the exons ATGCCCGCAGTGATGAAAgctctcgccgccgcctcgccggtctcggcgccgccatcgcccCGTCGGAGGGTCGCAG GCTCGTCAGGCGCGCCGTGCCAAAGCCTGCAGTCCTCCTTCCGCGGCATCTCCCTGCGGTGCTGTCCCAGGAAACCGGCCCACCGCTCGCCGCCGCTACGCAGCTctcgggcggcggcgcaggtggtGGCGATGAAGCCGGCGATCCAGTTCATCCAGGGCACGGACGAGCAGACGATCCCGGACGTGCGGCTGACCAAGTCCCGCGACGGCACCAACGGGGTGGCCATCTTCGAGTTCGACCAGCCGTCGGTGTTCGACTCGTCGGCGGAGCTCGGGGACATCACGGGGTTCTACATGATCGACGAGGAGGGCGTGCTGCAGACGGTGGACGTGAGCGCCAAGTTCGTCAACGGGAAGCCGGCCAGGGTGGAGGCCAAGTACGTGATGCGCACGGCCGGGGACTGGGACCGCTTCATGAGGTTCATGGAGAGGTACTCGCAGGCCAACGGCCTCCAGTTCGTCAAGAACTAA